The sequence TAGAAAGAGCTGCATTGTCTTTAAAAGCACATTGGAAAGGTCACAAACAACATCCTGGAGGCcagagcatctctggagagacacCAGCACAATCTTGTGAGAGTTCCTCATGTTTGATGTGGCACCTCAGCTGatgaattacaaaaatgaatgGAATGTGTGCCGATATATCCACTCAGTTCAGCATAGGGAACTGCTGATGTAATACAAGTCATCAAACGCTCAAGAGAATAGTAAATAGTGGTTATTTAAAATTCTGGATACAGAGGAAACAATTATGTGATTCTCAGATATGCATTTATACGTATGATTTTCAAAATCCAGTCAAAAACATGGCCAGgtcatttttccccccaaaattaagagttatttattttcttcagtaTCCTAATGGTCttgcattttttttgctttttgacattattttgacatgacaattaaagaacaaaaataaagtaactaAACATGCTCTTTCCAAATCCCTGCCgtgcaaagacatttataaagactCAAAGACAATCCTGAACATGCAAAGGAAAAAAGGATCTACAAATGGCTAGTTTCTTTGGCAAGAAAAACAAATTGTCAAATGATCTGTTTGTAGAGGCTTCGTATGTGCAGTTTTCAATCGTTCAActgatatataaaaatactgatgAAAACAAAGTTCCAACAATGAGAACAAGTCACAAAagtaattgtataattattagcAACTTTCAAAAATACCATGTGCATTCAATAATGGTATAGTCTGGGCTGAAAGGACtttttgtcatgaaaatgtcaaaatggttAAAGGCATAGTTGAAATACTGGAGTGAAATGACCCTGACCATTTTTGTGAGCTTCACTATTAGAGGGAGCAATGACACTTTAATCTACAACACCGTTTTTCAGGGTTGTCCGGTTTCAAAAAGAACAGTCCTTACACCTTTTACACAGAATCTTTCTGAAGGCTTTACGGAAGTCCCTGTTAAAGATGGTGTAGATGAGTGGGTTCACAGCACTGTTGCAGTAGCCTATCCAAAAGAAGAACTTAAAAAGTGGCTCTGGTAGTTTACAAGCCTCTGGACAAATGGCCTGCAAGCTGTAGCTGAAGAAGAACGGGAACCAGCATACGACAAAAACCCCAATGACGACCGCTAGGACGAATGTGAACCGCTTCTCACGGACGATCATGGCTTTCCTTCTGGTGTTTGGCGTTCCTGCTGGTTTCATGTTTGAAGAGGCCAGCTGGCTGCCCTTTGATGTTACGATGACTTTTCGGTATGTTTGGGATGGTGTGGATGTCTTGCGGCCGGGCTCCAGCGCCCCCACACTGGAGGTTGTCCAGTTGGCATTATGTCCCCCAACTACCTCAACGTCAGAGCCGGAGCTTGAACTGTCCTCATTGTCCTTGCACTTTCTTGAGTGTTTCATCTGCTGCCGATTTTCTGCTGGTGGTTGAGGCTGGTTCACGGCTTCAGATCTGGATGCAGTCGGATTAGGAACATTTACAGGGTCAACACCTCTCTGGTTTCTCCCGTTCTGCAGCTCTCGACCTGGTGGCACACCACCTGCACAATCTTTCTTTGGCTCTCCCGGAGGACATCTAGTGTGCTTCTTGGCAATCTGATAGATGCGAACGTACACCAGGATCATGATGAGGCATGGGGCGAAGAACGACCCGATGGAGGAGTACAGGATGTACCAGACGTCCTCATTGAGTTTGCACTGTGGGCCACCCCCATCCTTCGCCAGCGGGGTCTTATTCATGGATACCAGCGGGGGGAAAGAGATGACCGCAGAGATGAGCCACACCACCAATATGGCCCCCTTGATCTTGCGAGGGGTGCGTTGGGTTGCGTACTGCACCGGCCGGGAGATGGACAGGTAGCGGTCCAGGCTGATGGCGCACAGGTGCATAATGGAAGATGTGCAGAAGAGCACATCCAGTGCCAAGATGATCTCACACCAAAATGATTCAAAGTACCAATAGCCCATCAGCTCATTGGCCAAGGAGAACGGGATGATCAACGTTGCCACCAGGATGTCAGCTGCAGCCAAGGACACCAGGAAAAGGTTCTGAGGTCCTCGTAAAGAGCGGCACGTCAGGACGGCGATGATCACCAGGATGTTCCCGAAGATGGTGAAGAGCATGATGAGCGTCATTGCAGTGGCAAATACAGCTGTGGTTTCAGGAGAATAAGAAAAATTGGAATTGCATGCTTTAACCAGAGAACTAAGATTTTTTCCTGCTCCCAACCTGCACGCCACATCTGGAGGATGTATTACAGTCATATTGAACTTCCAGGCTAGACAGAGAAGTGAAAAGCAGGTTTTGATATAGAATTAAATCCTAGCGTAATCCTTCCAAAGACATTCTTTCTTTTAGAAAATCACTGAAagtcaaatgactaaaatgagtCTTTACATCAAAGAATGACATCCTTTAGGTGCTTCCTTTGACGAACTTCAAGAAAAAcggaaaaagaagagaaaaaaacccACTACAAATCAAGATATTGGACTTGCATTTAAAAGGAGGTCCTGCAGTCCGTCTATTTCAcaagtaaatcattaaaaatcaatcaGCAAGTAAAACGTAACATGCGTAAACCGGCCACTATTAATAAAAAACGTGCTATTAATTTTCCACAGCATAAGTCAAATATTCTAAATACTGTGATAAGTTACGCAAACTACACATAAAGGCTTTTAATATACATCTGCTCCGATCTtgaggtccaaaaaaaaaaaaaaaaaaaaaagtcagcgcGCACTTGCATCAATGGAACAAACACGCGCTTGGAGATGCGCAAAAGAACACTAGCGCGTCGATACAATACACTAAATTTTTAGACAGTAAAAGATAGGCAAGTAAATTTGcagaatataaaaatgtaaaaatgattcaAACATGGTAGGTCCGTGGGTTTGCGTGTGTCCGAGCAGCTCTGAAATTGTCAAGATGCGTAAAAAGGTTCACCATCTGCAAACACGCGCACCAGCCAAGCCAAAACTACAGTTCCTCAAATACCAAACGCTGCGGACAAATGATCTTTGCATAAACAGTTCCATGTGAGATTTAGGGGGGAAAAAGCCACGAAAGAATGCTCCAGTTAGGGTTAGACTTGAACAATTGGtttcaatattttacaaaatacactTCCTCAATAGCAGCAGAATAAAAAGAAACCGACAGTTCGAATACTTATGTCCTTCTATTCGTTTCTccattattttattcttataccATTTTCTTCTTCTAGACGTTTTCTAGAAGTTTGCGCATCAGTCACCGGAGTGAACTGACTCGAGTCTCACTGAGCGCGCCCGCCATGACGTCACGCAGATGCCCTCTTCTCATGACGTCACGTCAGAGAATCACTCCTCCTCTAGGTTTCCAGCCAGTTGTGCAATTTATAAatctgttatttgttattttttttaatttatagttgTCAGTGGCTCAAACGGAAACACCGTCTAAAAAGAAACGTTACAACTTATGGGGAAAAGTGCCAAAGCAATAGAAAGTGGAATACTGCAAGAGGAGGAAAACAAAAACGAATCAGAATGCAAAAACGTGTTATGTGTGAAATAAGCATTTGTGAGGCTTGTACTAGTTATTTGTGCAACATCATTCCCCCTGCTCTTCTTTagctgattttatatttatataaatttaaagatACTGACATGAGATTTCAGGCTCCCATAATTGAGTACCAACTCCCTGTGCAACTTGTAAACGCAAAAGAGGCGAATTTAACAAAAAACTTACAcccatatacaaatattttaaaggcCATAAGTAATGGCAATGAATCATACAATTGACTAGAATCATTTCGCATATTAAGGctgcttttataaaacaataaaacgaTATCAGATGAACTGAAACATTCAGCTCTCCAAACAGTGAAAGTGGATTGTGATTAGCAAGCATGCTGGTGAAATTAAACTCAAATTCACTTAAGAATCCAAAAGAAAAACACTACGCTGCAATATGCTATAAAACTGACCTTCATGAGATGGTACTGTATGTACATTTGTGCCTCACACTTCTTTTTGGTAACATAGACTCTACTTACATTTTCCACCTAAAAACGCAGAGTGACTACCATCTActggacaaaacaaaaattacaataaaaacaagaattGGGCACATATGCATCTCgattttgaaacctttatttgtcCTCCTAGATTCAAAATTCCTCTGTCATCAAGTAACCATTCAAGATTTTGCTTGATCCTTGTCTGAAATGAAGAAAGCAGATTTATTCAGGAAGAGCAGCTGGAACTCTCAATGTCAAAGTCCCAGAACAATGGCatcacaaagacaaaaatcaacaaataagtGCATCAGGTCTTTTAGAGATACTACCATTGATTCAGTTCACTTCCTCTCCTCAGCCATCAGAATTCTTGTGGGTCATAAAAGTTTTTGACAGGTCAGTTCTTGGTCTATATACGGCTTTCCATTTTTATACCGCAAATTctaatgttttgtcatttttagtcatCTAAATTTCATACAGTCCTagtattattttagcattgagagtctattatagattttattaatattttgaattaatattttatattttccccttttcatttgaaatgtttttagcagttgtttggactctcattctgatggcacccattcactgcaggaggatccactggtgagcaaatgttgtagtgctacatttctccaagtcatctatatcttggatgggtgagtacattttcagaaaattttcatATTCAggtgaactactgctttaagTTTATAACCTataatttcaagtaacaaatctacttgatgtttttaatttgagttaactATAATATCCCTGGTATGATAAATGTGCACATATGACGTACCACAGTGGTACAGCCTCCTGATCCTTTGCACATCCAGATCAGACAAGTGAGTCCTCTGTCCGATCTTTACACCGCTCTCTTTGGCCTTAATTGTGGGCATTCCATTGCGAGAGAAATAATTGCTGCAAAACAGAATGAAATCAGGACTAATGAAATGCCGGCCAGCCAAAAGCACATCATGCACCCAGACAGCCATGCAAACTATTTCAGGATTCGTTTCGACTGCAACTCTTACTCTCCATAATGCATGATAGATTCCAGGTCATACTTCAGACCGAGGGTGTTACCCTTTCTCTTCACAAAGTTGTCCTCTTTCCctgtaaaatgaaaacatatttgatACTCGAAGGCCTCTGAATTATCAACATGAAAACTGTTGCACTCAATCTACAATCAGGCTTTTGAGAATGGTTTTTGTTCTTCTCTCAACTATCTCTGTATTTCATTGTTTTCCACTCCAGAATAAAACTAGGCATTTCTTCTGACTGACTATTATAGTACTTCACATGTCAGGCTAAACAtggttaaactttttattttaaatggtaaaatgatGTTGCAAAAGTGCAACAGTATGATCCCAGACTAAACTGAAATTATGTATACTAAAAGTACTACTCTAAATTATGACAGGAATTCCATTAGCAATTTTTAAATTGCACTGAAATGCTGGATTAACTTAGTAGTATGCATACTGTACCAGAGACAATGTTTTCATTAAGTACAGTGATATGATCACCACGGTCATATCGGGAATGCTCGTGGTAAAAGCCAAGGGAGTGAAGGATCTCGTGGCAGATGTTCCCAGCTTTACATTTTGGCCCAATCAGAAGAGACTGCTCACCCCCCATACATCCAACATAAGATGCACACCTTTAGGAAACAACAAACTAGATTAGATATTCGGTGATGACACTAGGTGGAAAAGATAGACTTTTTCCAAGTCTGAAATATACTGGAAAAGTGTCCTGACAAAGACATCGAATTACACTCCCAAAATCTGTGACTCACCCTTTTCCGTACTCAAAGTGCAAATAGTCAGTTTCATTAGCACGTGGATGAAATCTGATGCACGTCTTCTCGGAAATCATATTTAAGGCATTAAGAATGTCGTCAGTCCTGTCCTCTGAAGACcgcaaacaaatacagaaacaaacattACTTTGAATATCAGTGCATCTTCACCTGATATTATTTAAACACATGACATACAGATCTAATCATTGAAATTGTGATTATGCCACTAGAGAACACTAAGGTATTAGGGTAATATCTGCAGAAAACACCGCACCAAACATGCAGAAAAACTCACCAAGTTTAGAATCAATTTCATAAGGCACTGACAAACTTCCATTCACCTCTGCCCACAGCTGACTCACTGCATTCCTGTCAGTCTAAAGAATCACAGAGGCAACTCTTTTTGTATCACAAGTGTTCCGAAATGTtgcttaaatatgaaaatgaggcactacactgtatattaaataagcactggtttcattttgttgacatacaaaataatgtaatttacataGTGTTTTGATGCAAGtcctacttaaagggatagttcatccaaaaaagaaaattgtcataatttacccacttccatggtatttttattttttttccccatacgaAGCAaatcaatggctactgtcaatgttaccaacattcttcaaaatatctgctctcgtgctcagcagaagaaagaaaaacctaCGGGTTTGGGACAACTTTAGGGTGTGCAAATGaggagagaattttcatttttaggtgaactgtccctttaagtggaGATTTTTGGCTCAGCTAAAGAGAGGAAAAACAAATTTTGAGAAACtgtctttaaaaatacatattgcaATTGAAATTTACAGACAAAAACAGATAaggtgtaataaaataaacaattattacagTCCCCCATCATGGAATACAGCCAAAAATTGACAAGCACATcaagggaagaaaaaaataaataattgtatatactgtagtatcttgctttaaatgtttaaatgtagtatcttgctttaaatgttaaatctCTAGTCTCGATCATGAATATAAAACGAGATTTGGGCTTACTGGTTGTAAGATATCCCCCTCCTGTACAGCATAGTCGTCCTCAAAATCTGTTAAAGACATTGATAAAGACATTAAATCAGGTCTAAAGGCTCTGATCGGTCATGCTGTTGCGTATACAGATGTCTTACCAAGCTGCGTTTCACTTGTCTTCATCACATGAGGTGGTGCACTCTGCAGTGAGTTAATAAATCCTGTGGATAAAGGACATCATGTCACATAACttaagtttagtttgttttttttaaaaaaaaaaagcagcccaGATTTCCTTCAGTGGCCTTCAATGTACCCACAGGAGTTCCTGACgcttaaacacaaaaacagctttattttaacCCATATGCTAGATCCACGAATGTAAACTCAGACTATAGTTATTTTCTGATTTACTTGTGACAGATTTGTTTGATCGGTGTACCTTCAGAAAGCCATGAGAACAGTAAAACAAACCACAgcattttaaacagtattatatAAACCAACTAGACAAACGTGTCCTTTTAAACACGTCCTGGATTTGCTACTTATTTGGCCACCTGGGGCTCTTGATTGACAATTAGTTCTGTGAACTTCGATTGAGAGTCCGTTTACTATTGCGGTAGGAACCAAAAACGGTCATGATGTAGTTTCATTCCGGACGGTTTTATTGGTGGGACACAGTCAATCACGCGTCAAATGTTTTGTTGTGGACAGCTGATAGTTGCAGATAGTCTTTTGTGGTGAGCGtgtacaattaattaatttattatagtttttttttttttttttttttttttttttttttttttacaagagttAGAGTTCCACCAACCAGGAATGTTTTATAACGTTAGAGCGTAATCTGATTTTGATGATGATTATTCGTGCTATCTGAAAACATAAACcgaattaatatattaaatatgaaatatcatttatatatcgACATGTATCAAATAACCACAGTATCAACGGTGATTGTTACTGTAAatcaattacatatatatatatatatatatatatatatatatatatatatatataaaaaatatatatattatatatgtgtgtgtgtgtgtgtgcgtatatatatatgtatgtatgtgtgtgtatatatatatatatatatatatatatatatatatatatatatatatatatatatatatatatgtatgtatatgtgtgtgtgtatatatatgtatataggtatatgtgtgtgtgtggtatatatatgaatgtatgtgtatatatatatatacatatatatatatatatacatatatatatatatatatatatatatatatatatatatatatatatatatatatatatatatatacatatatatatatatatactatatatatatatatatacatatatatatatacatatatattatacatatatatatatatacatatacatatatatatacatatatatatacatatatatatatatacatatatatatatatatatatatatatatatatatgatgtccCTCTTTTTATGAAGGGTCAACAATATACAGGGTCAAATTGATTAGTATAAGAGAACACGGTTCCATCTgtatattacattgttttgataaatgaagtattttctttaaaaaatgatatGTTTTCCCGTTCAtttatgattcaaggaatatcatgtttaatgatatactgaagagTAGTGTACTAATGTGAGTGCTgaggcaataaaaacatttttaatcaggGAATAATGTCctgttttcttttgtctttattATGTCACCTAAATGTTAATTTCTGCAAAATCCCCTATGGAACATGTTAACAACCTGGTGCTAAAGCATGAGACACAATCACTGTCAAGTAAACAAAGATAACATGGTAATCTACTTAGACAGACTGACCTAATGCATTATTCATACATGAACA is a genomic window of Cyprinus carpio isolate SPL01 chromosome B10, ASM1834038v1, whole genome shotgun sequence containing:
- the LOC109060872 gene encoding alpha-2B adrenergic receptor-like — its product is MLWFVLLFSWLSEGFINSLQSAPPHVMKTSETQLDFEDDYAVQEGDILQPTDRNAVSQLWAEVNGSLSVPYEIDSKLEDRTDDILNALNMISEKTCIRFHPRANETDYLHFEYGKGCASYVGCMGGEQSLLIGPKCKAGNICHEILHSLGFYHEHSRYDRGDHITVLNENIVSGKEDNFVKRKGNTLGLKYDLESIMHYGDNYFSRNGMPTIKAKESGVKIGQRTHLSDLDVQRIRRLYHCAVFATAMTLIMLFTIFGNILVIIAVLTCRSLRGPQNLFLVSLAAADILVATLIIPFSLANELMGYWYFESFWCEIILALDVLFCTSSIMHLCAISLDRYLSISRPVQYATQRTPRKIKGAILVVWLISAVISFPPLVSMNKTPLAKDGGGPQCKLNEDVWYILYSSIGSFFAPCLIMILVYVRIYQIAKKHTRCPPGEPKKDCAGGVPPGRELQNGRNQRGVDPVNVPNPTASRSEAVNQPQPPAENRQQMKHSRKCKDNEDSSSSGSDVEVVGGHNANWTTSSVGALEPGRKTSTPSQTYRKVIVTSKGSQLASSNMKPAGTPNTRRKAMIVREKRFTFVLAVVIGVFVVCWFPFFFSYSLQAICPEACKLPEPLFKFFFWIGYCNSAVNPLIYTIFNRDFRKAFRKILCKRCKDCSF